The genomic interval TACCTCCTGATGGAAGAGGGCCATGAGCGACCCGACGCGCTTCCGCGTGTTTGCTACCTGCCACATCGGCGAAGCCGCTGAGAACCTGCTGCGCGAGCGCGGCTACCAGTTGGAGGTCTACCCCGCTCCGGAAGCGCCGCCCAAATCGCTGATCCTGGAGAAAGTCCGCTCCGGTATCGACGGCCTCATCACCACGCTGCGCGATCCCATCGACGCGGAAGTGCTCGCCGCGGGCAAGGGAACGCTCAAGGTGGTGGCCCAGGACGCCGTCGGCTTCGATAACATCGACCGCGCCGCCGCCAACCAGCACAAGATTCCCTTTACCCACACGGCCGACGTACTCACGGAAGCCACGGCCGAGTTCGCCTTCTTCATCCTGGCCTCGGTGGCGCGCAAGCTGTGGGTCAGCGAGCATCTGGTACGCGAAAACAAATGGCGTTCCTGGCATCCCTTCCTGCCGTTTCTCGGCGATGAAGTGACCGGCAAGACCCTGGCCATCATCGGCACCGGACGCATCGGCTTGGCCCTGATCAAGAAGGCCTCCGGCTTTGACATGAACATGCTGTGCTACGACCCGGTGTACCAGAACCATGCCTTCGTCGAGTCCATCCAGGAGTTGATGGACCTGCGCCACGCCCGCGGCTTGCAGAAAGAGAAGACCTGGATCAAGTACGTCACGCTCGAGGAAGCCCTGCGCCAGGGCGACTACA from Terriglobales bacterium carries:
- a CDS encoding D-glycerate dehydrogenase, whose translation is MSDPTRFRVFATCHIGEAAENLLRERGYQLEVYPAPEAPPKSLILEKVRSGIDGLITTLRDPIDAEVLAAGKGTLKVVAQDAVGFDNIDRAAANQHKIPFTHTADVLTEATAEFAFFILASVARKLWVSEHLVRENKWRSWHPFLPFLGDEVTGKTLAIIGTGRIGLALIKKASGFDMNMLCYDPVYQNHAFVESIQELMDLRHARGLQKEKTWIKYVTLEEALRQGDYISLHVPLLREGESDTPTYHLVNERTLRLMKPTAYLVNTSRGPVVDEKALAHALKERWISGAALDVFEKEPLPPDSPLRDPEIWDRCRIFHHFASGARITRLSTDPDKGMAGRCAQALIDVLEGNYGGDITKMPYVVNKEAFAK